The proteins below are encoded in one region of Legionella antarctica:
- the rplB gene encoding 50S ribosomal protein L2: MALLKSKPTSPGKRGEIRVVHHHIHKGKPHAALVEKLKKSGGRNNQGRITVRHIGGGQRQKYRLVDFKRDKDGIAAKVERIEYDPNRTALIALISYIDGEKRYIIAPANLEVGATVISGADSPISVGNCLPLKNIPVGTTIHCVEMKPGKGAQMLRSAGCSGQIVAKEGIYATLRLRSGEMRKILVLCRAVIGEVSNSEHSLRSLGKAGAKRWRGIRPTVRGVAMNPVDHPHGGGEGRTSGGRHPVSPWGMPTKGYKTRSNKRTDSFIVRRRKKK; this comes from the coding sequence ATGGCACTATTAAAATCTAAACCGACTTCGCCTGGAAAACGTGGCGAGATTCGCGTTGTACATCACCATATCCATAAAGGTAAGCCACATGCTGCCTTAGTTGAAAAACTAAAGAAATCAGGTGGACGGAATAATCAGGGCCGAATTACTGTAAGGCATATAGGTGGCGGTCAGCGCCAGAAATACAGACTCGTTGATTTCAAGCGTGATAAAGATGGTATCGCAGCTAAAGTAGAACGTATTGAATATGATCCGAACAGAACCGCTCTTATAGCACTGATAAGTTATATAGATGGTGAAAAAAGATATATAATTGCACCTGCTAATTTAGAGGTCGGTGCTACTGTCATTAGTGGTGCAGATTCACCTATAAGTGTTGGTAATTGTTTGCCATTAAAAAACATACCGGTTGGTACAACCATACACTGTGTTGAGATGAAACCTGGTAAAGGTGCCCAGATGTTACGAAGCGCCGGATGTAGTGGACAAATTGTTGCCAAAGAAGGAATTTATGCAACGTTGAGATTGCGTTCAGGTGAAATGCGTAAAATTCTAGTGTTGTGTCGTGCTGTAATTGGCGAAGTTAGTAATAGTGAACACAGTTTACGTTCACTAGGAAAAGCGGGAGCCAAACGCTGGAGAGGAATTCGTCCAACTGTTCGTGGTGTTGCAATGAACCCTGTTGATCACCCACATGGTGGTGGTGAAGGTCGTACTTCTGGCGGGCGTCATCCTGTCTCACCATGGGGTATGCCAACTAAGGGATATAAAACCCGAAGTAATAAACGCACTGATAGCTTCATTGTCAGACGGCGAAAAAAGAAATAA
- the rpsS gene encoding 30S ribosomal protein S19, with protein MSRSIRKGPFIDQHLISKVEAAIESKSKKPIKTWSRRSTIVPEMIDLTIAVHNGKDHIPVYITDNMVGHKLGEFAMTRTFKGHSGDRKAKGK; from the coding sequence GTGTCTCGTTCTATAAGAAAAGGTCCATTTATCGACCAACATTTGATCAGCAAAGTTGAAGCTGCTATCGAATCTAAATCAAAAAAACCAATTAAAACCTGGTCTAGACGTTCGACAATCGTTCCTGAAATGATTGATTTAACGATAGCTGTGCATAACGGTAAAGACCACATTCCTGTTTACATTACAGATAATATGGTTGGTCACAAACTAGGTGAGTTTGCCATGACTCGTACATTCAAAGGCCACTCTGGTGACAGAAAGGCTAAAGGCAAGTAA
- the rplV gene encoding 50S ribosomal protein L22 codes for MEVTAKLKGAPLSAQKGRLVADMIRNKKVSGALDILKFTPKKGAQLMLKLLESAIANAENNNGADIDDLKVGMVCVDEATTLKRISPRAKGRANRICKRTCHIMIKVSDEE; via the coding sequence ATGGAAGTTACAGCTAAGTTAAAAGGCGCTCCTTTATCCGCTCAAAAGGGCAGATTGGTGGCCGATATGATACGAAATAAAAAAGTATCTGGTGCGCTTGATATTCTCAAGTTTACGCCAAAAAAAGGTGCTCAATTAATGCTTAAATTGTTAGAATCAGCCATTGCTAATGCTGAAAATAATAATGGAGCTGATATTGATGATCTTAAAGTAGGTATGGTCTGCGTTGATGAAGCAACAACTTTAAAACGTATTAGTCCCAGAGCTAAGGGTCGTGCAAATAGAATTTGTAAACGTACCTGCCATATCATGATTAAAGTTTCTGACGAGGAATAG
- the rpsC gene encoding 30S ribosomal protein S3: MGQKVNPIGIRLGIIKDWNSKWFAGKRYAEFLIQDIKLRTELKKKLMAAAVSKILIERPANNAVVTILSARPGVIIGKKGGGIETLRKEISAKLGVPVHLNIEEIKKPELDSTLVAEGIAQQLEQRVMFRRAMKRAVTSAMKSGAKGIKICVSGRLGGAEIARSEWYREGRVPLHTFRADIDYGTAESKTTYGIIGVKVWIFKGEILPQKKRLSDSAQ, from the coding sequence ATGGGACAAAAAGTTAACCCAATAGGCATACGCCTTGGAATTATCAAAGACTGGAACTCTAAATGGTTTGCAGGTAAACGTTATGCTGAGTTTTTGATTCAAGACATTAAATTACGAACTGAACTAAAGAAGAAACTAATGGCAGCTGCTGTTAGTAAGATTCTAATAGAGCGGCCGGCAAATAATGCTGTAGTAACCATACTCTCAGCTAGACCTGGTGTGATTATTGGAAAAAAAGGTGGCGGCATTGAAACTTTGCGTAAGGAAATTTCTGCTAAGTTAGGTGTTCCAGTTCACTTAAATATAGAAGAGATAAAAAAGCCTGAATTAGACTCTACTCTTGTTGCTGAAGGTATTGCTCAACAGCTGGAACAACGCGTGATGTTTAGAAGAGCTATGAAGCGCGCAGTAACTTCAGCTATGAAATCAGGGGCAAAAGGAATAAAAATTTGTGTAAGTGGTCGTCTTGGTGGAGCTGAGATAGCCCGAAGCGAGTGGTATAGAGAAGGTCGCGTACCATTACATACATTTAGAGCTGATATCGATTACGGTACTGCAGAGTCTAAAACTACCTACGGAATTATTGGTGTTAAAGTCTGGATCTTCAAGGGCGAAATTCTCCCTCAAAAGAAAAGATTGTCAGACAGCGCCCAGTGA
- the rplP gene encoding 50S ribosomal protein L16 yields MLQPKRTKYRKQMKGRNRGLALRGSKISFGEFGLKALERGRLTARQIEAARRAMTRHIKRGGKIWIRVFPDKPITQKPLEVRQGKGKGSVEYWVAQIQPGKVLFEMEGVTRELAIEAFDLAKAKLPFKVIFEERTVM; encoded by the coding sequence ATGTTACAACCAAAGCGTACTAAATACCGAAAACAGATGAAAGGCCGAAACAGAGGTTTAGCTTTAAGAGGCAGCAAAATTAGTTTTGGTGAATTTGGTCTGAAGGCACTAGAGCGTGGTCGTCTAACCGCGAGACAAATAGAAGCAGCACGACGAGCTATGACACGTCACATTAAGCGTGGTGGTAAAATTTGGATTAGAGTATTTCCAGATAAACCTATCACACAAAAGCCTTTAGAAGTGAGACAAGGTAAAGGTAAAGGTAGTGTTGAATATTGGGTGGCTCAAATTCAACCAGGTAAGGTTTTATTTGAAATGGAAGGCGTAACAAGAGAACTGGCTATTGAAGCGTTTGATCTTGCCAAAGCAAAACTTCCTTTCAAAGTAATATTTGAAGAACGGACGGTAATGTAA
- the rpmC gene encoding 50S ribosomal protein L29: MKKTDELRNLSIEELQTELLSLRKEQFNLRMKKASGSLDKTHLITMVRKSVAKVKTMLTEKAGK; the protein is encoded by the coding sequence ATGAAAAAAACAGATGAATTGCGCAATTTATCAATTGAAGAATTGCAAACTGAATTGCTTTCATTACGTAAAGAACAATTTAATTTACGAATGAAAAAAGCAAGTGGCTCACTAGATAAAACACATCTCATTACTATGGTGCGTAAATCAGTGGCAAAAGTAAAAACAATGTTGACTGAAAAGGCAGGTAAGTGA
- the rpsQ gene encoding 30S ribosomal protein S17 translates to MSTNESNARTMVGKVVSDKMDKTIVVMIERTVKHPKYGKIMKRRTKIHAHDEEQVCQIGNTVKVRESRPLSKTKSWVLVEVIS, encoded by the coding sequence ATGTCTACTAATGAATCAAACGCCAGAACAATGGTTGGAAAAGTAGTTAGCGACAAAATGGACAAGACTATAGTTGTGATGATTGAACGAACTGTGAAACATCCCAAGTATGGAAAAATCATGAAACGTAGAACAAAAATTCACGCTCATGATGAAGAACAAGTATGCCAGATTGGTAATACTGTGAAAGTCCGTGAGTCAAGACCACTCTCTAAAACGAAAAGCTGGGTATTAGTCGAAGTAATTTCTTAA
- the rplN gene encoding 50S ribosomal protein L14, translated as MIQMQTVLEVADNSGARKVMCIKVLGGSHRRYARVGDVIKVSIKDAIPRSKVKKGAVMKAVVVRTAQGVRRDDGSLIRFDGNAAVLLNNQNEPIGTRIFGPVTRELRERFMKIISLAEEVL; from the coding sequence ATGATCCAAATGCAGACAGTGCTCGAAGTGGCTGACAACAGCGGAGCACGAAAGGTAATGTGTATAAAAGTACTTGGTGGCTCACATAGGCGGTATGCCCGCGTAGGTGATGTAATTAAAGTAAGTATTAAAGACGCAATACCAAGAAGTAAAGTAAAAAAAGGTGCTGTAATGAAGGCCGTTGTAGTACGTACTGCTCAAGGTGTTAGAAGAGACGATGGTTCGCTAATCCGCTTTGACGGTAATGCAGCTGTACTTTTAAACAACCAAAACGAGCCAATTGGTACTCGTATATTTGGCCCCGTTACTCGCGAGCTACGAGAGAGATTTATGAAAATAATATCTCTGGCTGAAGAAGTTTTGTGA
- the rplX gene encoding 50S ribosomal protein L24, translating to MKRIRTGDEVIVIAGKSKGHVGKVLRVLVDSVVVEGGNLIKKHVKPNPQKPENKGGIITREAPLHVSNVAHYNPITKKADKVGFKYLEDDGVSKKVRYFKSNDEIIDRV from the coding sequence ATGAAACGTATTAGAACGGGTGATGAGGTGATTGTCATCGCTGGTAAAAGCAAAGGTCATGTGGGCAAAGTTCTGCGGGTACTTGTTGATAGCGTAGTGGTAGAGGGTGGTAACTTAATTAAGAAACACGTTAAGCCTAATCCTCAAAAACCTGAAAATAAAGGTGGAATAATCACTCGTGAGGCTCCACTACACGTTTCAAACGTTGCTCATTACAACCCCATAACTAAAAAAGCAGATAAAGTCGGCTTTAAGTATCTTGAGGATGACGGCGTTAGTAAAAAAGTTAGATATTTTAAATCTAACGATGAAATAATTGACCGCGTTTAA
- the rplE gene encoding 50S ribosomal protein L5, with protein sequence MARLKEFYKKDVVSMMMKRFNYSSVMEVPRVLKITLNMGVGEAVGDKKVMNHAVEDMTLISGQKPVVTKAKKSIAGFKIREGWPIGCKVTLRRERMYEFLDRLISVTLPRVRDFRGLNPKSFDGTGNYSMGIHEQIVFPEIDYDKTDGIRGLDICITTSAKTNEEAKALLEAFNLPLKDRDRK encoded by the coding sequence ATGGCGAGACTTAAAGAATTTTACAAGAAAGACGTCGTCTCTATGATGATGAAACGGTTCAACTATTCCAGCGTTATGGAAGTCCCTAGAGTACTTAAAATTACTCTAAATATGGGGGTTGGTGAGGCTGTAGGCGATAAAAAAGTGATGAATCACGCTGTTGAAGACATGACTCTGATTTCTGGACAAAAGCCAGTTGTTACCAAAGCCAAGAAATCAATTGCCGGATTCAAAATTAGAGAAGGTTGGCCTATAGGATGTAAAGTAACGCTTAGGCGCGAACGGATGTATGAGTTTTTAGATAGATTAATTTCTGTAACTTTACCTCGTGTAAGAGATTTTCGTGGTTTAAATCCAAAATCTTTTGATGGAACGGGTAACTACAGCATGGGAATACATGAACAAATCGTATTTCCAGAAATTGATTATGATAAAACTGATGGTATACGAGGTTTAGACATTTGTATTACTACAAGTGCTAAAACAAACGAAGAAGCAAAAGCTTTATTAGAAGCGTTTAATCTTCCATTGAAAGATAGAGATAGAAAATAA
- the rpsN gene encoding 30S ribosomal protein S14: MAKKSMLVRELKRGKLVEKYRKRRNELKQLIKSSDDFQVIMDSQAKLAKLPVNSNPVRHSTRCQQCGRPHAVYRKFSLCRICLRQQLMVGNVPGGRKSSW, from the coding sequence GTGGCTAAAAAATCAATGCTTGTGCGAGAGTTAAAGCGTGGAAAACTTGTAGAAAAATACAGAAAACGCAGAAACGAATTAAAACAATTGATTAAATCATCTGATGATTTCCAAGTTATTATGGACAGTCAGGCAAAACTAGCAAAATTACCAGTTAATTCAAATCCTGTTCGTCATAGTACTCGATGCCAGCAATGTGGAAGACCACACGCAGTTTATCGCAAGTTTAGTCTTTGCAGAATTTGTTTAAGACAACAGCTTATGGTTGGCAATGTACCTGGCGGTAGAAAGTCAAGCTGGTAA
- the rpsH gene encoding 30S ribosomal protein S8: MSMHDPVADMLTRIRNGQQAKHQQITLVSSKLKEEIARVLKEEGYIENFFVETLDNNLKSITVKLKYYHGKPVIELIKRISRPGLRVYKSYKDLSSIPGCGVAILSTSKGIMTHISAKLKGVGGEVICEVA; encoded by the coding sequence GTGAGTATGCATGATCCAGTTGCTGATATGCTGACCAGAATAAGAAATGGTCAACAAGCTAAACATCAGCAGATAACATTAGTTTCTTCTAAGTTAAAAGAAGAAATTGCACGTGTTTTAAAAGAAGAAGGATATATTGAGAATTTCTTTGTGGAAACTTTAGATAATAATCTTAAGTCGATCACTGTAAAACTTAAATATTATCACGGAAAGCCAGTTATTGAGCTAATTAAACGAATTAGCCGACCTGGTTTAAGAGTGTATAAGTCATACAAAGATTTATCCTCTATTCCCGGTTGTGGTGTGGCAATATTATCTACATCAAAAGGTATAATGACTCATATATCTGCAAAATTAAAAGGTGTTGGTGGCGAAGTCATTTGTGAAGTGGCTTAA
- the rplF gene encoding 50S ribosomal protein L6: MSRVAKAPVVHSANVEITIVEGSITVKGPKGTLTQKINRLVSITKSKEANQLEFAPAVNEPKAWAQAGTARALVNNMVHGVTEGFIVTLELVGVGYRAQAKDKSITLSLGFSHPIEYVLPNGVTVETPSNTTIVLKGVDKQILGQVASEIRAFRPPEPYKGKGVRYAGEVIVRKEAKKK; encoded by the coding sequence ATGTCTAGAGTAGCAAAAGCCCCAGTTGTTCATTCGGCAAATGTTGAAATAACTATTGTTGAAGGTTCGATTACTGTAAAAGGGCCTAAAGGAACACTAACCCAAAAAATTAATAGGTTAGTTAGTATAACTAAGAGTAAAGAGGCTAACCAATTAGAGTTTGCCCCTGCAGTTAATGAACCAAAAGCCTGGGCTCAGGCAGGTACTGCACGAGCATTGGTCAATAATATGGTTCATGGTGTTACTGAAGGTTTTATAGTAACTCTGGAACTGGTTGGTGTAGGTTATAGGGCGCAGGCTAAAGATAAATCTATTACCTTATCTCTCGGATTTTCGCACCCAATTGAGTACGTTTTACCAAATGGTGTTACTGTTGAAACTCCAAGTAATACTACAATAGTGTTGAAGGGTGTTGATAAGCAAATTTTAGGGCAAGTTGCTTCTGAAATTAGAGCTTTTAGACCCCCAGAACCTTATAAAGGTAAAGGAGTTAGGTACGCCGGTGAAGTAATTGTTCGTAAAGAAGCGAAAAAGAAATAA
- the rplR gene encoding 50S ribosomal protein L18, producing MNKQNSRDRRGLKAKALIRKSGRSRLVVYRSGVHIYSQIVKSDQLGDKVLVVCSTNDKELRGSLSGKCKVEQASQVGKLLGKRAKEQGITQVAFDRAGYRYHGRVKALAEGAREAGLDF from the coding sequence ATGAATAAGCAAAACTCACGAGATAGACGTGGATTAAAGGCTAAAGCTTTAATTCGTAAATCGGGTAGATCCAGATTAGTTGTTTATAGAAGCGGAGTACATATCTATTCTCAAATAGTTAAGTCGGACCAACTCGGTGATAAGGTATTAGTAGTCTGTTCAACTAATGATAAAGAATTAAGAGGCAGCTTGTCTGGAAAATGCAAAGTAGAACAAGCCAGTCAGGTTGGCAAGTTACTTGGTAAGCGCGCTAAAGAGCAAGGCATTACCCAGGTTGCATTTGATCGTGCTGGTTATAGATATCATGGCCGAGTGAAAGCCCTTGCTGAAGGTGCACGCGAAGCTGGATTAGATTTTTAA
- the rpsE gene encoding 30S ribosomal protein S5: MAFEDSPKSDGYQEKLVSVNRTAKVVKGGRVFGFAVLVVVGDGKGKVGFGRGKAREVPIAIQKAMDQAKKNMVYIPLSGTTIFHEITWNYGASKVFMKPASEGTGIIAGGAMRAVLEVLGVHNILAKSIGSTNPSNIVRATIGALTNIGTPDYVAAKRGKTVDEVMAG, translated from the coding sequence ATGGCATTCGAAGATTCTCCTAAGTCAGATGGATATCAAGAAAAGTTGGTATCAGTAAATCGTACCGCTAAAGTAGTTAAAGGCGGACGTGTTTTTGGCTTTGCTGTTTTGGTCGTTGTTGGTGACGGAAAAGGTAAAGTTGGTTTTGGAAGAGGTAAAGCACGTGAGGTTCCAATCGCAATTCAAAAGGCGATGGATCAGGCTAAGAAAAATATGGTTTATATTCCCCTTTCCGGTACAACTATATTCCATGAGATTACCTGGAATTATGGTGCTTCTAAAGTATTTATGAAGCCTGCTAGTGAAGGTACTGGAATCATTGCCGGTGGTGCCATGAGAGCCGTGCTGGAAGTATTAGGTGTACACAATATTTTAGCTAAAAGTATTGGTTCTACTAATCCAAGTAATATTGTTCGTGCAACTATCGGTGCACTAACTAACATCGGTACTCCTGATTACGTAGCAGCCAAACGTGGTAAAACTGTTGATGAAGTAATGGCGGGCTAA
- the rpmD gene encoding 50S ribosomal protein L30 — MEKKIKITLVKSLIGRKPKHVTIAKQLGLGKTNSSVSHNDTPAIRGLVNMINYLLLVEETV; from the coding sequence ATGGAAAAGAAAATAAAGATAACTTTGGTTAAAAGTCTAATAGGTAGAAAACCAAAACATGTTACTATAGCGAAGCAATTGGGATTAGGTAAAACAAACTCAAGTGTATCTCATAATGATACACCTGCAATTCGTGGACTAGTTAATATGATTAATTATCTATTGCTAGTTGAGGAGACTGTATAA
- the rplO gene encoding 50S ribosomal protein L15 translates to MNLNSLSPDPGSRPPKKRLGRGIGSGLGKTSGKGHKGQKARAGGYHKINFEGGQMPIQRRLPKMGFKSRIGRTVDQICLSELVNLKAEVIDLQVLRDAGLINSSIKHVKVILSGELTGAVKLKGLRVTKGARSAIEGLGGSIEE, encoded by the coding sequence ATGAATTTAAATTCACTATCACCAGATCCCGGCTCAAGACCACCTAAGAAACGTTTAGGTCGGGGTATAGGCTCGGGACTAGGTAAAACTAGTGGTAAAGGGCACAAAGGACAAAAAGCCAGAGCTGGAGGATATCATAAAATTAACTTTGAAGGCGGTCAAATGCCAATCCAAAGACGTCTTCCTAAAATGGGTTTTAAGTCTCGTATAGGCAGAACTGTTGATCAAATCTGTTTAAGTGAGCTGGTCAATCTAAAGGCAGAAGTTATTGACCTCCAGGTTCTTCGTGATGCTGGTTTAATTAACAGCTCAATTAAGCATGTTAAAGTCATTCTTTCTGGTGAATTAACCGGTGCTGTAAAGCTTAAAGGTTTAAGAGTCACTAAAGGGGCACGTTCAGCCATTGAAGGTTTGGGCGGCAGCATAGAAGAGTGA
- the secY gene encoding preprotein translocase subunit SecY has product MKNQKHNGSQSRGGLAELKSRLLFVIIGILVYRLGAHIPVPGLDPTKLANFFNEQQNTIFGLFNMFSGGALSRVTVFAIGIMPYISASIIIQLFSVVSPKLEQLKKEGEAGRRKINQYTRYLTLLLSVFQSLGMARWLAGQQIALQPDFSFYFTAVVTLVTGTMFLMWLGEQITEKGIGNGISLIIFSGIVSSMPSAIASVLQQVKEGQMQALTLIIVAVVVVVVTGFVVFMERAQRRIRVNYAQRTQGRKVYAAQTSHLPLKINMSGVIPPIFASSIILLPATLAQFFSHTKGMGWLSDVGMALSPGQPLYLIVYALAILFFAFFYAALVFNPKDTAENLKKSGAYIPGIRPGEQTTKYIDSVMTRLTLVGALYLVLVCLLPQILMYTWHVPFYFGGTSLLIIVVVVMDFVAQIQAHLMTQQYDSLMKKANFKGTKLPGLL; this is encoded by the coding sequence ATGAAAAACCAAAAACATAATGGAAGTCAATCACGTGGTGGATTGGCGGAGTTAAAATCCAGGTTATTATTTGTGATCATTGGAATTTTAGTCTATCGTTTGGGGGCTCACATACCAGTACCTGGTTTGGATCCCACCAAACTGGCTAACTTCTTTAATGAACAGCAAAATACAATCTTTGGGTTGTTTAATATGTTTTCTGGTGGTGCTTTATCGCGTGTAACGGTATTTGCAATTGGTATCATGCCCTATATTTCAGCATCGATTATAATCCAGTTATTTTCAGTTGTTTCTCCGAAATTAGAGCAACTTAAAAAAGAAGGAGAGGCTGGCCGTAGGAAAATAAATCAGTACACAAGATATTTAACCCTCTTGTTGTCGGTATTTCAATCTTTAGGAATGGCACGGTGGTTGGCTGGACAACAAATTGCTCTGCAGCCGGACTTTTCTTTCTATTTCACAGCAGTTGTTACCTTAGTAACTGGTACTATGTTTTTAATGTGGCTAGGTGAACAAATCACTGAGAAGGGGATTGGAAACGGTATATCTCTGATTATTTTCTCAGGTATTGTTTCAAGTATGCCTAGTGCTATAGCTTCTGTACTTCAGCAGGTAAAGGAAGGGCAGATGCAGGCCTTAACCTTGATTATAGTGGCTGTTGTTGTGGTTGTAGTTACGGGTTTTGTTGTGTTTATGGAACGAGCACAACGGCGCATAAGAGTTAATTATGCACAAAGAACCCAAGGCAGGAAAGTATATGCTGCCCAGACAAGTCATTTACCTTTAAAGATAAATATGTCTGGAGTAATACCACCAATATTTGCATCCAGTATCATATTGCTGCCCGCAACTTTAGCTCAGTTCTTTTCACATACTAAAGGAATGGGCTGGTTGTCTGACGTTGGAATGGCGTTATCACCTGGCCAACCTTTGTATTTAATTGTTTACGCACTGGCTATACTGTTTTTTGCTTTCTTTTACGCGGCATTAGTGTTTAATCCTAAAGATACTGCAGAAAATCTAAAAAAATCTGGAGCGTATATTCCAGGAATTAGACCGGGAGAGCAAACAACTAAATATATTGATTCAGTAATGACTCGTTTAACTTTGGTTGGCGCACTATATCTAGTTCTAGTTTGCCTGTTGCCCCAGATTTTAATGTATACATGGCATGTTCCCTTTTATTTCGGTGGAACATCATTGCTGATTATCGTTGTAGTCGTGATGGATTTTGTAGCTCAAATACAAGCTCATTTAATGACTCAACAATATGATTCTTTAATGAAAAAGGCTAATTTTAAAGGTACAAAACTACCTGGTCTACTATGA
- the rpmJ gene encoding 50S ribosomal protein L36: protein MKVRASVKRICRNCKIIKRSGTIRVICKDARHKQKQG from the coding sequence ATGAAAGTGAGAGCATCAGTAAAACGAATTTGTCGCAATTGCAAAATTATTAAAAGAAGTGGCACTATACGAGTAATTTGTAAGGATGCCCGACATAAACAAAAGCAGGGTTAA
- the rpsM gene encoding 30S ribosomal protein S13: MARIAGVNIPDHKHVVIALTALYGIGKTTSLKLCAAVDIDPAAKVSQLTDAQLESLRTEIAKITVEGDLRRVVTMNIKRLMDLGCYRGLRHRRGLPLRGQRTKTNARTRKGRRKGTSN, from the coding sequence ATGGCTCGTATTGCGGGAGTGAACATACCTGATCACAAACATGTGGTGATTGCTTTAACAGCTCTATATGGTATTGGTAAAACTACATCATTAAAATTATGTGCAGCAGTTGACATTGATCCTGCTGCCAAAGTTTCACAGTTAACGGATGCTCAATTAGAGTCATTAAGAACTGAAATTGCAAAAATAACTGTGGAAGGTGATTTGCGTCGCGTAGTTACAATGAATATTAAGCGACTGATGGACTTAGGCTGTTATCGTGGGCTAAGACATAGAAGAGGATTACCCTTGCGCGGACAACGTACCAAGACTAATGCTCGTACGAGAAAAGGCCGTAGAAAAGGCACAAGTAATTGA
- the rpsK gene encoding 30S ribosomal protein S11, translating into MAITKSKQQKVRKKVKRVVSDGIVHVHASFNNTIVTFTDRQGNALCWATSGGSGFRGSRKSTPYAAQVATERAATVAKEYGMKSVAVFVHGPGPGRESTIRELITQDFKIVEITDVTGIPHNGCKPPKKRRV; encoded by the coding sequence ATGGCAATAACTAAGTCAAAGCAGCAAAAAGTAAGAAAAAAGGTAAAACGTGTCGTATCTGATGGTATAGTTCATGTTCATGCTTCTTTTAATAATACTATTGTTACCTTTACTGATAGACAAGGTAATGCATTATGTTGGGCAACATCAGGTGGATCAGGCTTTAGAGGTTCTAGAAAAAGTACCCCTTATGCAGCTCAAGTTGCAACTGAACGTGCTGCGACTGTTGCAAAAGAATATGGTATGAAATCTGTTGCAGTATTTGTTCATGGTCCTGGTCCTGGTAGAGAGTCCACTATTCGTGAATTAATAACCCAGGATTTTAAAATTGTTGAAATAACCGATGTTACTGGCATACCCCATAATGGATGTAAGCCACCTAAAAAACGTCGTGTGTAA
- the rpsD gene encoding 30S ribosomal protein S4 has product MARYLGPKCKLSRREGCDLLLKSGVRDHKSKCKSEKLPGQHGDKKPRLSGYGIQLREKQKIRRLYGVLEKQFRNYYKMAARQKGSTGENLMSLLERRLDNVVFRMGFASTRAEARQLVTHKAILVNDKIVNVPSFLVNPGDTISVRQKAKSQGRVGAALALSEQRAPCDWITVDSASFKGTFSTAPTLTDLSSDYNVNLVVELYSK; this is encoded by the coding sequence ATGGCTAGATATCTTGGTCCAAAATGTAAATTATCACGTCGTGAAGGTTGTGATTTATTACTTAAAAGTGGCGTTCGTGATCATAAGTCCAAGTGTAAATCTGAAAAATTGCCAGGACAACATGGTGATAAAAAACCACGGTTAAGTGGCTATGGAATTCAGCTTAGAGAGAAACAAAAAATTAGAAGGCTGTATGGTGTTCTCGAAAAGCAATTCAGAAACTACTACAAAATGGCTGCTCGTCAAAAAGGTTCGACAGGTGAAAATCTGATGTCCCTATTAGAAAGGCGCCTGGATAATGTTGTTTTTCGTATGGGTTTTGCAAGTACACGTGCTGAAGCCAGACAATTAGTAACCCACAAGGCAATACTTGTTAATGATAAAATTGTTAACGTTCCCTCTTTTTTAGTTAATCCAGGGGACACTATATCTGTTCGTCAAAAAGCTAAAAGTCAAGGTCGTGTTGGCGCCGCTTTAGCATTGTCCGAACAAAGAGCTCCATGTGATTGGATTACTGTAGATTCTGCTTCCTTTAAAGGTACGTTCTCTACAGCTCCAACGTTAACGGACTTATCTTCAGACTACAACGTGAATCTAGTTGTAGAACTTTACTCTAAGTAA